The following coding sequences are from one Megachile rotundata isolate GNS110a chromosome 13, iyMegRotu1, whole genome shotgun sequence window:
- the LOC105662879 gene encoding uncharacterized protein LOC105662879 isoform X1, whose translation MNTKRSQDLDRDGIAVMESAHCPKCSTSFKFVKKPNPLMVHSDKPEPKKIPGKPLDCGYVMQIVSIGVRADNVYEARMLLAPEVDMSSVKITVKGSNLRVNVCRPLNDLFMSYFPKIIDNSSASDIIKRTMKHCENLLIPDGIDSAKVRAVVDNKNRMLVLTAPALKPSKVRKKYIEKS comes from the exons ATGAACACCAAAAGAAGTCAGGATTTAGATCGTGACGGGATCGCGGTAATGGAATCTGCGCATTGTCCGAAATGTTCGACTTCGTTTAAATTTGTCAAGAAACCAAATCCTCTGATGGTACACTCTGATAAACCGGAGCCCAAGAAAATTCCTGGGAAACCGCTCGACTGCGGTTATGTGATGCAGATTGTTTCTATCGGAGTTCGAGCGGACAACGTTTACGAG GCACGAATGTTGCTGGCACCAGAGGTGGATATGTCTTCCGTCAAAATAACGGTAAAAGGAAGTAATCTGCGAGTGAACGTGTGTAGACCACTGAATGACCTATTCATGAGTTATTTCCCAAAGATCATTGATAATTCGAGTGCTAGTGATATCATTAAAAGGACGATGAAGCACTGTGAGAACTTGCTCATACCGGATGGTATCGATAGCGCGAAAGTTCGAGCCGTGGTAGATAATAAGAATAGAATGCTCGTGCTTACGGCACCCGCATTGAAGCCCAGCAAAGTGAGAAAGAAATACATAGAGAAAAGTTGA
- the LOC105662879 gene encoding uncharacterized protein LOC105662879 isoform X2: MNTKRSQDLDRDGIAVMESAHCPKCSTSFKFVKKPNPLMVHSDKPEPKKIPGKPLDCGYVMQIVSIGVRADNVYEARMLLAPEVDMSSVKITVKGSNLRVNVCRPLNDLFMSYFPKIIDNSSASDIIKRTMKHCENLLIPDGIDSAKVRAVVDNKNRMLVLTAPALKPSKNKG, translated from the exons ATGAACACCAAAAGAAGTCAGGATTTAGATCGTGACGGGATCGCGGTAATGGAATCTGCGCATTGTCCGAAATGTTCGACTTCGTTTAAATTTGTCAAGAAACCAAATCCTCTGATGGTACACTCTGATAAACCGGAGCCCAAGAAAATTCCTGGGAAACCGCTCGACTGCGGTTATGTGATGCAGATTGTTTCTATCGGAGTTCGAGCGGACAACGTTTACGAG GCACGAATGTTGCTGGCACCAGAGGTGGATATGTCTTCCGTCAAAATAACGGTAAAAGGAAGTAATCTGCGAGTGAACGTGTGTAGACCACTGAATGACCTATTCATGAGTTATTTCCCAAAGATCATTGATAATTCGAGTGCTAGTGATATCATTAAAAGGACGATGAAGCACTGTGAGAACTTGCTCATACCGGATGGTATCGATAGCGCGAAAGTTCGAGCCGTGGTAGATAATAAGAATAGAATGCTCGTGCTTACGGCACCCGCATTGAAGCCCAGCAAA AACAAAGGATGA
- the RpL4 gene encoding ribosomal protein L4 isoform X2 — protein MCRGGRMFAPTKPWRRWHRKINVNQKRYALVSAIAASGVPALVQSKGHMVQEVPEFPLVVSDKIQEYSKTKQAVIFLRRIKAWNDIQKVYKSQRFRAGKGKMRNRRRIQRRGPLIIYGQDQGIRKAFRNIPGIDLMNINKMNLLKLAPGGHIGRFVIWTKSAFEKLDALYGTWRKESQLKADYNLPFPKMANTDLARLLKADEIRKVLRAPRKKVVRRVKKLNPLSNTRAMLRLNPYAAVLKRAAILTARKRQKEKELILAEKRGIELPKVTGRRQQQILAARAAKPKVKTAKKAAASTAAKIEKPTKTTKKAAAKSAAPKSAASKKPAAAKSATPKPAEAESAAAKSAPAK, from the exons ATGTGTAGAGGAGGACGCATGTTTGCCCCAACCAAGCCATGGAGACGTTGGCATCGCAAAATTAATGTTAACCAGAAAAGATATGCTCTGGTTTCTGCAATTGCTGCATCCGGTGTGCCAGCTCTGGTACAGTCTAAAG GTCATATGGTACAAGAAGTTCCAGAATTTCCTTTGGTTGTGTCAGACAAAATTCAGGAGTACAGTAAAACTAAGCAAGCTGTTATCTTTTTAAGACGTATCAAGGCATGGAATGATATCCAAAAA GTATACAAATCGCAACGTTTCCGTGCTGGTAAGGGTAAAATGCGTAACCGCAGACGTATCCAACGTCGAGGTCCTTTGATCATTTATGGTCAAGATCAG GGTATTCGCAAGGCGTTCCGTAACATTCCCGGCATTGATCTTATGAACATCAATAAGATGAATCTTCTGAAGTTAGCGCCTGGTGGTCATATTGGACGTTTCGTAATTTGGACAAAATCTGCTTTCGAAAAGTTGGATGCTCTGTACGGAACCTGGCGCAAAGAATCCCAGCTGAAGGCTGACTACAACTTACCTTTCCCCAAAATGGCCAACACAGACTTGGCAAGACTTCTGAAGGCTGATGAAATCCGCAAAGTTTTGAGAGCACCAAG GAAGAAGGTGGTTCGCAGAGTGAAGAAGTTGAATCCATTGAGCAATACTCGTGCGATGTTGCGTCTCAATCCATACGCCGCTGTCCTGAAACGCGCAGCAATTCTGACCGCAAGGAAACGCCAAAAGGAGAAGGAACTTATCTTGGCCGAGAAGCGTGGA ATTGAGCTTCCGAAGGTTACCGGCAGACGCCAGCAGCAGATCTTAGCTGCAAGAGCAGCTAAACCTAAGGTGAAAACTGCGAAGAAGGCAGCAGCATCTACTGCGGCTAAGATCGAAAAACCGACTAAAACAACTAAAAAAGCTGCAGCGAAGTCTGCGGCACCGAAATCTGCAGCATCGAAGAAACCTGCGGCAGCAAAATCCGCGACACCGAAACCTGCAGAGGCAGAATCTGCAGCAGCAAAATCTGCACCCGCAAAGTAA
- the RpL4 gene encoding ribosomal protein L4 isoform X1, which translates to MSLSTARPLVTVYTDKNESSGETISLPAVFKAPIRPDIVNFVHQQVSKNSRQPYCVSKEAGHQTSAESWGTGRAVARIPRVRGGGTHRSGQGAFGNMCRGGRMFAPTKPWRRWHRKINVNQKRYALVSAIAASGVPALVQSKGHMVQEVPEFPLVVSDKIQEYSKTKQAVIFLRRIKAWNDIQKVYKSQRFRAGKGKMRNRRRIQRRGPLIIYGQDQGIRKAFRNIPGIDLMNINKMNLLKLAPGGHIGRFVIWTKSAFEKLDALYGTWRKESQLKADYNLPFPKMANTDLARLLKADEIRKVLRAPRKKVVRRVKKLNPLSNTRAMLRLNPYAAVLKRAAILTARKRQKEKELILAEKRGIELPKVTGRRQQQILAARAAKPKVKTAKKAAASTAAKIEKPTKTTKKAAAKSAAPKSAASKKPAAAKSATPKPAEAESAAAKSAPAK; encoded by the exons ATG TCGTTATCAACGGCGCGACCGCTTGTTACGGTCTATACCGATAAAAATGAGTCGTCTGGCGAAACAATTTCGCTGCCGGCTGTGTTCAAAGCACCAATTCGGCCAGATATCGTGAACTTTGTTCATCAACAAGTTTCAAAGAATAGTAGACAACCATATTGTGTGTCTAAAGAGGCTG GTCATCAAACTTCTGCCGAATCATGGGGAACTGGACGTGCTGTAGCACGTATTCCCCGTGTACGTGGTGGTGGTACTCACCGTTCTGGTCAGGGTGCATTTGGTAACATGTGTAGAGGAGGACGCATGTTTGCCCCAACCAAGCCATGGAGACGTTGGCATCGCAAAATTAATGTTAACCAGAAAAGATATGCTCTGGTTTCTGCAATTGCTGCATCCGGTGTGCCAGCTCTGGTACAGTCTAAAG GTCATATGGTACAAGAAGTTCCAGAATTTCCTTTGGTTGTGTCAGACAAAATTCAGGAGTACAGTAAAACTAAGCAAGCTGTTATCTTTTTAAGACGTATCAAGGCATGGAATGATATCCAAAAA GTATACAAATCGCAACGTTTCCGTGCTGGTAAGGGTAAAATGCGTAACCGCAGACGTATCCAACGTCGAGGTCCTTTGATCATTTATGGTCAAGATCAG GGTATTCGCAAGGCGTTCCGTAACATTCCCGGCATTGATCTTATGAACATCAATAAGATGAATCTTCTGAAGTTAGCGCCTGGTGGTCATATTGGACGTTTCGTAATTTGGACAAAATCTGCTTTCGAAAAGTTGGATGCTCTGTACGGAACCTGGCGCAAAGAATCCCAGCTGAAGGCTGACTACAACTTACCTTTCCCCAAAATGGCCAACACAGACTTGGCAAGACTTCTGAAGGCTGATGAAATCCGCAAAGTTTTGAGAGCACCAAG GAAGAAGGTGGTTCGCAGAGTGAAGAAGTTGAATCCATTGAGCAATACTCGTGCGATGTTGCGTCTCAATCCATACGCCGCTGTCCTGAAACGCGCAGCAATTCTGACCGCAAGGAAACGCCAAAAGGAGAAGGAACTTATCTTGGCCGAGAAGCGTGGA ATTGAGCTTCCGAAGGTTACCGGCAGACGCCAGCAGCAGATCTTAGCTGCAAGAGCAGCTAAACCTAAGGTGAAAACTGCGAAGAAGGCAGCAGCATCTACTGCGGCTAAGATCGAAAAACCGACTAAAACAACTAAAAAAGCTGCAGCGAAGTCTGCGGCACCGAAATCTGCAGCATCGAAGAAACCTGCGGCAGCAAAATCCGCGACACCGAAACCTGCAGAGGCAGAATCTGCAGCAGCAAAATCTGCACCCGCAAAGTAA
- the BCAS2 gene encoding BCAS2 pre-mRNA processing factor, producing the protein MAGEVIVDALPYIDQGYDEPGVREAALAMVEEETRRYRPTKNYLEHLPPLNITAFETDVMKHEFERMQNRLPMEVLSMKRYELPPPPPGKMNDLAAWNESVENSSAQLEHQATRICNLELMMEYGCEAWKSYLEILVQLVSQAQKQLQALRKKIQEVNWQRKSMQTQGGEKLRALEAQWVGLVSKNYEIEQACVHLEEEIQKSMVNKGEGMEISDVPGEEEPDVPGKSATEVMASEMDQQEQQENQEM; encoded by the exons ATGGCAGGAGAAGTTATTGTTGATGCATTACCATATATTGATCAAGGATATGATGAACCTGGAGTTAGAGAAGCG gcTCTGGCGATGGTTGAGGAGGAAACGCGGCGGTATAGGCCAaccaaaaattatttagaacatTTGCCACCATTAAATATAACAGCTTTTGAAACAGATGTAATGAAACATGAATTTGAGAGAATGCAAAATCGTTTACCAATGGAAGTACTTAGTATGAAACGGTATGAGCTACCTCCACCTCCTCCAGGAAAAATGAATGATCTTGCTGCATGGAATGAAAGTGTAGAAAACAGCAGTGCTCAATTGGAACATCAAGCAACAAG AATTTGTAATCTTGAATTGATGATGGAATATGGATGCGAAGCATGGAAATCATATTTAGAGATATTAGTGCAGTTAGTAAGTCAAGCACAAAAGCAACTACAAGCATTAAGGAAAAAGATCCAAGAAGTTAATTGGCAAAGAAAATCAATGCAAACTCAAGGAGGAGAAAAATTGAGAGCATTGGAAGCACAATGGGTTGGATTAGTgtcaaaaaattatgaaattgaacaAGCATGTGTTCATTTGGAAGAGGAAATACAGAAGTCAATGGTAAATAAAGGAGAAGGAATGGAGATTAGTGATGTACCAGGTGAGGAGGAACCAGATGTtcctgggaaaagtgctacagaAGTTATGGCATCAGAAATGGATCAACAGGAACAGCAAGAAAATCAAGAAATGTGA
- the LOC100881096 gene encoding colorectal mutant cancer protein isoform X3: MRLQQQQQQQQQQCQQALRFTVQPSHVATSGKEILEAPRRDDLVYVHCATTEDEEEEEEPKGLTRSRSWLCCPSDRSADRTVPIQIETGYRDKQESLHAAALSSLRSEVAELNSRLVAATRAREAAEAALVRAEVQAARAEQRAEQQAARHEERLTELHSVIAELGRQLERHRATVIAEEDESEIETSRDAEGSITNPVEESEAGGDIQGDGDRTLGDVDSSCCEDIEPRTTENGRDQLDSPAALPTPEPAQQTNSCQSVAVAALQEEVTALRAEIASLQGQLVNYKNQNCHHRQQADSDSPRREPRTRGNTSSPEPLSAPCSPLLPPLQTPPTKNVTREEAPVLKMAERVRLRRTDERHITGPDITNLGVCSTMVAEHLVSDLLEHSNIQELNGSEKQFEVETERLNSRLEHARANNAVLALTLHESKAQCDRLSLLVGKYESNATALRLALSYSDRAIEAYDVLVALLESEIALSTERNSTTIDNRRAAEHIAYHVLNKLENERMNTLNSPWDDSIVLSDESEVAWSVEDDQRLRRHISRLKGERAMVRSTAVELESVHAEPLNSKNTISLAEARKLDLETAVLMQELMAMREDKAELRARVFLLEKERATIELKLNARDTQIAAQHAAIEHLQGQLSDTEAMLAMATNKDRGLSDNESEGMESELIEALGREARLKERLQELVSTLDKVNKNSELRHQQSAELVNDLKRANGALVQTLEKSKKKYQSRLKKLEQQMLSMVERHAAQVKSLKQRIALLEEESAGYKTSLPLQSQSSGASETSL, from the exons ATGCGActgcaacagcaacaacaacagcaacagcaacagtgTCAACAGGCGCTCAGGTTCACGGTGCAGCCGAGTCACGTGGCAACCTCGGGCAAAGAGATCCTCGAGGCACCTCGAAGAGACGATTTGGTATACGTGCATTGTGCCACCACCGAGGAcgaggaggaggaagaggaacCGAAAGGATTAACCAGGTCCAGATCGTGGCTCTGTTGCCCCAGTGATCGCAGCGCCGACAGAACCGTCCCCATACAGATCGAAACTGGTTACAGGGATAAACAGGAGTCA CTTCACGCGGCTGCGCTGTCTTCGCTGCGATCAGAAGTCGCCGAGCTGAACTCGAGACTGGTGGCTGCGACTCGGGCAAGGGAAGCAGCAGAAGCAGCTTTGGTCCGAGCCGAAGTGCAAGCTGCGAGAGCGGAACAGAGGGCAGAGCAACAAGCAGCAAGGCACGAGGAGAGACTGACCGAGTTGCATTCCGTGATCGCGGAGCTGGGCAGACAGCTCGAGAGGCATCGAGCTACCGTAATTGCCGAGGAGGATGAATCTG AAATAGAGACGAGCAGAGACGCAGAGGGTTCCATCACGAATCCGGTCGAGGAGAGCGAAGCAGGAGGTGACATTCAGGGCGACGGAGACCGTACTTTGGGCGATGTCGACTCCAGTTGCTGCGAGGACATCGAACCACGTACTACGGAG AATGGCAGAGATCAGCTGGACAGTCCAGCGGCATTACCGACTCCAGAACCAGCGCAGCAGACAAATTCCTGCCAAAGCGTGGCTGTGGCAGCGTTGCAGGAAGAGGTGACAGCCCTTCGCGCAGAAATCGCGAGCTTGCAAGGTCAACTGGTTAATTATAAGAATCAGAATTGCCATCACAGGCAACAGGCTGACAGCGACTCGCCACGCAGAGAGCCAAGG ACAAGAGGCAACACCAGCTCGCCGGAACCTTTGAGTGCACCTTGCTCGCCACTCTTGCCACCCTTGCAGACACCGCCGACAAAGAACGTAACGAGGGAGGAAGCACCGGTTCTTAAAATGGCCGAGAGGGTGAGACTCAGGAGAACGGACGAGAGACACATCACAGGACCCGATATTACCAACTTGGGA GTGTGTTCCACGATGGTTGCCGAACATCTAGTGTCCGATCTTCTCGAGCACTCCAACATTCAAGAACTGAACGGATCCGAGAAACAATTTGAGGTCGAAACGGAAAGATTAAATAGTAGACTGGAACATGCACGAGCGAATAACGCGGTACTTGCATTGACCCTGCACGAAAGCAAAGCACAATGCGACAG ATTGAGTCTTCTAGTTGGAAAATACGAGTCGAACGCGACCGCCTTACGCTTAGCGCTTTCCTATAGCGATCGCGCGATCGAAGCTTACGATGTTTTAGTAGCGCTGTTAGAAAGTGAGATCGCTTTATCGACAGAGAGAAATAGCACTACGATCGATAACAGAAGGGCAGCTGAACATATAGCCTATCACGTTTTGAATAAGTTGGAAAACGAACGTATGAATACCCTCAACTCCCCATGGGACGATAGTATAGTCTTGTCGGACGA ATCCGAAGTAGCTTGGAGCGTCGAAGACGACCAGAGACTCCGAAGACACATCAGCAGATTGAAAGGAGAACGGGCTATGGTTAGATCCACTGCGGTAGAATTAGAAAGCGTGCACGCTGAACCGTTAAACTCGAAGAATACTATCTCCCTCGCTGAAGCTCGAAAATTAGATTTAGAAACTGCCGTTCTTATGCAG GAATTGATGGCTATGCGAGAAGATAAAGCAGAGTTACGGGCGCGTGTTTTCTTGTTGGAAAAGGAACGGGCTACcatagaattaaaattaaacgcgCGCGACACGCAAATCGCGGCTCAGCATGCTGCCATTGAACATCTTCAGGGTCAACTCAGTGATACCGAAGCCATGCTGGCAATGGCTACGAATAAA GATCGAGGTTTGAGCGACAACGAAAGCGAAGGCATGGAATCCGAATTAATAGAGGCTCTAGGTCGGGAAGCTAGACTAAAGGAACGTTTGCAGGAGCTGGTGTCAACGTTGGATAAAGTTAACAAAAATTCGGAACTAAGGCATCAACAGTCGGCTGAACTTGTTAACGATTTAAAACGGGCGAACGG AGCTCTGGTGCAAACTTTAGAGAAATCTAAGAAAAAATATCAATCCAGACTAAAGAAGTTGGAGCAGCAAATGCTGAGCATGGTAGAGAGACATGCTGCACAG GTGAAATCATTGAAACAACGAATAGCTTTGTTAGAGGAGGAATCAGCAGGATACAAGACAAGTCTACCGCTTCAATCGCAAAGTTCTGGCGCCAGCGAGACATCGTTATGA
- the LOC143265610 gene encoding ubiquinol-cytochrome c reductase complex assembly factor 5-like, with the protein MSILLNTRNKIKRLYLNMPGKALGDFRLLPVFFILGALLEFTMIHWKVGEVNFYNTYKKRRIEEAVEKRLRQMKLEAEQNDKI; encoded by the coding sequence ATGTCGATACTTTTAAacacaagaaataaaataaaaagacttTATTTAAACATGCCTGGAAAGGCTCTTGGAGATTTTCGACTTTTGCCAGTATTCTTTATACTGGGTGCTCTTTTGGAGTTTACCATGATTCATTGGAAAGTTGGAGAGGTTAACTTTTACAACACATATAAGAAAAGGCGAATAGAAGAAGCAGTCGAAAAAAGATTACGACAAATGAAATTGGAAGCTGAGCAAAATGACAAGATCTAA